atcctcaagtccgttctctagtaggtctgtctttattcctgtcttacccctaaaaacaaaaataaacaaatgggacctaatgaaacttcaaagcttttgcacagcaaaggaaaccataaacaagatgaaaagacaaccctcagaacgggagaaaatatttgcaaatgaagcaactgacaaaggattaatctccaaaatttataagcagctcatgcagctcaataacaaaaaaacaaacaacccaatccaaacatgtcTTCAGATTCTTAAAGCAATTTGCATCATGCTCATTGAATGCCAGTTGGGTACCAGAAGGTGAAATTCTGAAAAATTGGTATCTTAAATATTAATAGTTTGCTATTTAAGACATTTTAtcatgaaattgtttttaaagagcaCACCTAACTCCATGGTAAAATTCTTGTCTAGATTTTTAGACATTGGTTACTTTGCCATTTCAACAGTCTCTGGCTTGTGCCGGCAGCTGAGGTATCCTAGAGCGGCTTCCAGTCCTAACAGCTGTTTTTGTGTTTGTAGTCTCTCACTGATGAGCTTGCTCTTGTGGATGTTTTGGAAGATAAACTCAAAGGAGAAATGATGGACCTGCAGCATGGGAGCTTATTCCTTCAGACACCAAAAATCGTGGCAGACAAAGGTAGTCTCATTTCATGCCCAAAGTGATCAAATAATAAATCGATATCCTCACTCCTTTATAGAAGATCGGTTTTCCCATCCTGGTGAATCTAGTGTTGGtagtttctcctttccttctgggtcCAATTCATCCTCAAAAACAAACATAATTGTTATTACCTCTGTAGTCCCTCTCCCACTGCCTTCCACACATTTGGTACATATAACAGTTTAGGAAATTGGATCCTAATGCTTGTTTACACATACCTGAGAACGGGAATGTTTtagatctgaaaaaaatactgCACAAGGTAATTTGAGTGCCTTGAAGAAATTAACTAAATTCATATTCTAGCCATCTTTGTCCTGGATTAATGGATTTATGCTGTGACACTGTCACCACAGCACAGCTGTGCCTACAGATGTAGAAATGTGGGCCCAAAATAATTCCTAACAATACTACTAATAATAGCTGTTATTCACTGAAGTATTAGCATTCTGGGTATGCTAATGTGAAACTTTGCATATCTcatcttcacagcaaccctatgagagATGGATACTATTACCTCCATTTTGTGGAAGAGGAAGCTGATAAAATATTAGTAACTGAAAAGTCACATAGGGACATGGTTTGAATCATCCATAGCTATTGAGTCTAATGACCACATCAAATCAAAATGTCTATAATTTGGGAAAGGGTGCACTTccttgaggaaaaaataaactattttctagAGGGACTCACTGCTAAAAATGAACaagcttcttgggcttccctggtggcacagtggttgggagtccgcgggggacacaggttcgtgccccggtccggtaggatcccgcgtgccgcagagtgtctgggcctgtgagccatggccgctgagcctgtgtgtccggagcctgtgctccgcaactggagaggccacagcagtaagagaggcccgtgtaccgcaaaaaaaaaaaaaaaaaatgaataagcttctttaaaatattgagtattagaaattaaattctAGCCAAGAACACTGGAGTGCCTTCCTTCCCTTCATAGATTGAATTAACATTACAAGTCTGCAGTTacctttaaattgcttttttgttGGAGGGCTGCCTGTTGAACTTTGGACTCACTGTGTTTATGCTTTGTATTATTACTGACAGTATAATCTTCTCTAAAGCCAATAGCATTTTGCATTTGTTAGCCAGAAACATAATTTAGGGCCATGCTTCCTTCCCGGGTCCATTTTCTGAGCCAGTGTTACAGTTGGAATGTTTCCACATCACTCAAGGAGGAAGAAGCCACAGAACATTGGTGTTGCAACTCAACACCTTATACAGAAAATGTAATTCTCACGTACGTTCTGGGAGCTTATGTATAGATTCCTAGAGCATATTATACAACATGTTTTGATGAAGAGTTGTATGTAAAgtacttttcttcctctccttcaagATTACTCTGTGACCGCCAATTCCAAGATCGTGGTGGTAACTGCAGGAGTTCGCCAGCAAGAGGGAGAAAGTCGTCTGAATCTGGTGCAGAGGAATGttaatgtcttcaagttcatcATTCCTCAGATCGTCAAGTACAGTCCTGACTGCATCATAATTGTGGTTTCTAACCCAGGTATTACTATAATGCCTTAAGGTTCAGTTCTGTTAAATtcaatattttggattttttttttttttaacttaaagtctGTTCTGGTGTCTGCTGGCAGGAACAATTCACGTGTCTTCTGTTTTTGGCCACAAAAGAGTGGTGTTTGCAAAACCAATGACACCGTCCCAGGCCACATGCTTAAGAATGTGAGAAGAGTTTTATATAAAGCAATTTCATCTGCTTGTTTTATCTGGCTTTGTTGTAAAGTCTAAAAGCTTTTAAACTTTTCTATCAAGATTATCCTGGGATGCATAATGAAGCATTTGAATGTGACTCCAATTTGGATGAAATATTTTAGCATATTTGACCTACTGTTTTCCAGAAAATGCTTTCTagtcttcttatttatttctaaacttcTTGAAAATTGAGTTGATTGAATTTGAAGAGTTTCAGAAAGCCATTAATTAGTCTAGGTTTAAAGATGGAAATAGACTGTATTGATGGACAAATACATGCTTAACATCAAATGTTGTAACTTGAAAACTTCTGGTTAGAAAGAATTGCATTTTTTCAACCCAAACAGTCAAAATTCACTCTCTGTTTCACACTTCTTTTGCCTACAATTTGCCATCAAGCTTACTATTTACTGGTGAGCACAGCAGGTACAGTGATAAAATGGTAAAGCTACTAATTATCTCTGACACTTCACATTGAGAAAGATTGTGAATAAGAGCCAAGAAGATCCTTCTAATTTACGgggggtttgttgttgtttgtttgcttgttttagcCGCACcgtgtggcttatgggatcttggtcccagaccagggattgaaccccggccctcagcaatgaaagcacagagtcctaaccattggaccgccagggaattccctaatttaTGGGATATTGAGAGTTGGGAGCCAGCAAGACCAGatattattttagtattattCTCTGTAATCCTGGATTAAGAGTTTCCTAAATAGTTCAACCTTGCATCTAAAACTTCTCATAAATAGAGGGTGGCAGATAGATGTGGAACATGAATGACAAACAGGAGACACAGATGAGCTTGTGCCGCATCCTGTGCTTAAGGCAGACAGTATTAACTGGTTATACAGCTTTTCCAGGTATAGCTTCAAAGTCTTAACCCTCCAGGGGGTCACTCCTACTGAGTCAAAGTTGCCAAGGAAGAGTTTATAATATCCAGGCCAAAATGACCTTAAAATATCTCAGCCGGTGTCTATATGTGAGAGTGGAGGTGGAGACTTGCCTTCCTTGTGTGCACGTTTTCCTACTATGCACAGCTTAGCCTGTAAGTGCTGTGATCTCCTCTAGCCCAGCAGGTTTTAGCTTTGCAGTCTCTGTGCCACACAAGAATAAAGGCTGTGTCATAGAATTCCTTTCAATAAATAGTAGAAAATGTTAATACCCTGTATTATCACAGCTGTTTACTGAATAGTATCTTGTTcccagggaaatttatagcagcGTGCCTTGGTAGTTTAGTAACTGATAGCTTTTGGTTTCTCATGACAGTTGTTATAATCATGGAATGTTAGCATTGGAAGAAACTTAAGTGATGAACTAACTCaaccccttttctttttctttccatatataGTAAATTAATCTGCAAGACtcttttattattcttgtttcaagtaataatgtaaataaaaaccgCAATATTGCATTTCCCATGTTTTACAATCTCTTACTATAAAACTTaagtttttttcctgtctttctaACTCCCGTCATCTCTCATTATGAAAAGTCAAGTATTTACATCTTTCTGGGCACATCTTATTTGGAGGATGGGGCAGTGTGAGAGGAGTAAACCAGGGAACCCATTAATTGACATAGCAGTTGAAATCAGTTTTGATGtacttacatacattattttttaaatttttagtggaCATTCTCACATATGTTACCTGGAAACTAAGTGGATTACCCAAGCACCATGTGATTGGAAGTGGATGTAATCTGGATTCTGCTAGATTTCGCTATCTTATGGCTGAAAAACTTGGCATTCATCCCAGCAGCTGCCACGGATGGATTTTGGGAGAACATGGCGACtcaagtggtaaaaaaaaaaaaggacaatattTACTGTGTACTTATGTGGTGTTCTTGCCATTCtgactgttttgtttgtttttacattatattttctatattttcatgtACTTCACATTACTAATAAGTAATTGTGGGAGGTTACTTTGATACTGACTAGGTAAATATCTGATTCCTCATCAACTTTTTGCCTGCTAAGTTTAGTATCCACTTAGGATTCTTGcctaaataaattatgatggtTGTCAAACATattctaattccatcatttccTCTTAAACGTTGAATTTTATACATTGAATAGGCTTATGGTGTAAAACTGTCATAATCCAAAACAGAATGATAGTCTTTGTTTTACTAAATTCAGTTTTGCCCAATATGCAAGGGGCTATTTTCTCCCTAAAAGGTTAAGGTATaaattttcctttgaatttagTGAGAGTTAGTACTGTGATTTTGGTAGAGTTTACTTTGGTACTGAAAGAATTTGGTCTTAAAATTATTGCATTGGTGCTTTCTTATATGAtgatgctgactttttttttttctgacacatTGTACCACTTCAGTCAAGAGTTTCTCATGTCCAACGATTTTCCTGAATTTATATGCTGTATAAAGTAGTACAATGTCTGGTGTACAGTAAAAACTCAGTGCTAGTTATCACAATTGCTAGAAACACAGATCTGGAAGTGACCTTACATGTTGAAGATCCTTTAGCTGGCTAGTGGCATAAGTGTAGCTAGAATCATGTCTTCTGATTCCTATCCAATGTTTTATTTACTCATTACTGTGTCATTTTTTCCAAAacatctccccccccccccatttcccTATTGATCTATACTGTGtacataaaatgaaagagaattaaACTATGCTCACTTAGGCATGATTACGTAGATTTCATAGTCTTCAACAAAAACCAGGAAAATGCTGTAGTTTTCTCAACAGTTACCCTGAATTAGCAAAAGTTGTGGACTGAAACATGGTCTTGTTTGGCCATGGGCAGCTTTGCCCTTCACAGTTGGTTCTAGCCTTTACCCCAGGGCTCTGCTCTTATTTTCTGAATCTAAGTGTTTTCCTTCAAAGGTCCCTAAGGAACACATACTTATTTTTCAAGGTCCGGTTCAAACGCATATTTTTTGTAGCGCTTTCTGACATTTGATTTTCCCCTACATTAAGTAGAcccttatttatgttttattacacTTTCTTCATCGCTCCGTAAGAACATATCCCATTGCTTTAGTGTCCTTTACTAACTGTTTCTCCTAGTAAATTCTCAACTTGTCCATGGTACAGAGCATATTTTAATCCATCTTTATATGCCTTTTGGCTGGGCAAGAGGTGTTCAGAATAGGTAACGGGGTGTTTTGGTGCATCAGAGCCTCCAAAAGATATAGTCAATGATAACACCTTTGTCTGCTATGCCTTTGGGGGCATTCTTGGAAGGAAATATTTGGTGCGGTTAAAACCAGAGCAATTCATTGTGGTTACATGGAGTTTCTTTCCAGAAATGGACTGAACTTAGAGCATGATAAGAGAAAATTAGACGATACTTGGGTGTTTTCCaagaattcttttgttttttacttcaCTCTAGGAATAAAGGGggcttatatttgaaaaataagcagGCAAAAAGTTAATTCCTCAAACCCAAAGTTTAGAGTAGTCCCAAACTAGAATCCCTTAGGAGTTCACAAACCTAGGGAAAGGCAAGAATTTCATAATGTCTGTAAGCTTTACCCAGCAATTCTGTTTGCACCAAAACGGTTGAAAGTTAAAAGGTCAGATTTGAGGGCAAATGTCAGCCTTTGCAGGGAAGTATATTGGAGTCAGTTGACTGGAGCAGTAAGTGGGTAACTTGCAACAGGGGTGAAATCTGAACtaagagaagaaaagattttttaaaaataaggtcagAGATAGATAAaatgtttgtgtatttatttttttcccccgcAGTGGCTGTGTGGAGTGGGGTGAATGTGGCAGGTGTTTCTCTCCAGGAACTGAATCCAGAAATGGGAACGGACGATGATAGTGAAAATTGGAAGGAAGTGCACAAGATGGTGGTTGAAAGGTACATAGGAGGGAGCTTGATTTAAGACAATTAGTATCATGTTAGACAAAATTGTGAACGCTTCCCATGGCTGCCTGTTCagataaacttaaaagttttttgtttgtttgtttttgctttttttcctgtttttctttttttaaattactctttgttttggggggggtgtttttttctttttattattttttctgttatatttttctttctattttttcttatcttttaaataaactcAATATATAATAGTAACTATGCAGCTATTATCTTCTGAAACAGGCAAGACTAACTTATACTGGTCAAATTTGCTATGCTGGTCCCCCTAGggaaagcaaatatttttctagaGAGATTCTATTGTAGAAGTAACAGGAGTGGGACATGGAATTAACAAGTGAGAAAGGCTTTCAAAATACCTACTGTTGACACATAAGGTTGGCTTATTTAGAAAAGTAAACCTAGACACTATTAGTGTCATAATTGCGTTAACTAACTTACTGATTGATTGCTGCTAGTGTTTAAGCTGTGCTGTATTTATCTTTCCACACCCAACCAAGGatgtcctcctctccctctttgaAACTGCCTTTTGTTACTGTCTTCTCTTTCTATGACCTTCATGTTTATCCTAAAATAAGGTGTCATTTTGGACCAGAGTAAAGAATGTGGGCTTAGATTGAAATTCTAGCACTGACACTAACTGTATAGTCTTGGGAAGCCATTTAACCCTTAagctgaatctcagttttctcctctgtaaagtcATAAGGTATTTAAGTTATTGTAAAAATTGAGTTAAATCACACATACTTATCATTGGTAAGCACTCAAGAAACATTAGCTTCTATTTTCAGAAAATTGTTGTTATAAGACTAGCTGATATCTCAAATATGGAATCATTTTGCTTAgttcaactttatttattttatttttggctgtgttgggtctttgttgctgtgctcaggctttttctggttgcggcgagcgggggctactcttcgttgccgtgtggtggcttctctggttgcggagctcgggctctaggctcgcgggcttcagtagctgtggtttgtgggctgtagagcgcaggctcagtagttgtggctcatgggctctagagcgcaggctcagtagttgcggcacacgggcttagttgctctgcggcatatgggatcttcccggaccagggcttgaacctgcgtcccctgcattggcaagtggattcttttttttttttttttttttttttttcttccgctTCCAACAACTACTATGCTCcagcaagtggattcttaaccactgcgccaccagggaagtccaaccctTTATTTTATAAACGAGAAAACTAGGGCTCACCCAGGtaatgtaacttgcccaagttcttTTAATCGGTGATAGATTGCATTAAATCCCAATTTTTTAATACCCAGTTACCTCCTCCTACCTAATTCTCAAGTACAAGTGCCTTTGTGGGTTTCAAAAGGTATAATTTGTGCTCAGAAAGTTGCCGGGCAAGGTGTTGCCAATACTTTTCTCTAAGTTAGTTGGTCATGGTATTTTAGGTGACAATGGTTAGTGGCCTCAAATGGACCTGAAAATCAAAGTATATTTTGTCCTTTGAATGTGAAGGTTCTTTTACTTTCATTGTTCCCTGATTTCATTAATATCTTTGGAAATATTGATGTTTATGAATAAGAAGATTGGTTGGAAAATGTACATTTTACCTCTGTGACTTTATAGTCATTTATACAATAAACTACTTAAATTTGTCAAAGCATTTACATAGCACCTAccatgaagttttaaaattttaaacattttacatatatattaaccCATTTAACAAACTTATGAAGTAGATACCattgttatccttattttacagaagcAGACACTGAGACAGGTAGATTTTACTCAAGATTACACAGTTAAGAGACAGCAGGAGTCAAACCCAAAGAGTCTGGTGTCAATTATctcttttatgaattttttccttAGTGCCTATGAAGTCATCAAGCTAAAAGGATACACCAACTGGGCTATTGGATTAAGTGTGGCTGATCTTATTGAATCTATGTTGAAAAATCTATCCAGGATTCACCCAGTGTCAACAATGGTGAAGGTAAactgttataaaatattatgatttCTAGTCGAGTATTCTATATGTAGATTCATTTTAAGAAGGATGAGATAATGTCTCAGTCCACAGTTATTTTTTCATCTCAAAGTTTTATGAAAGCCTTTCTCCTTTCCAACAGAAGTTTAGGACAATAAGAGCAAAAATTTATACAGACATTGaatgtatttttacatttctccCTTGTATGATGTGGCAAATTAAATATTAACTCTGAATCTTATTCAGCATATTCTCAGATGATCATCTGAATACGTTTAATAGTTTCATTTCAAGTTGGTATATTAAACTATAGATTGGCTTTGATGTATGTAGCATTTGATACCTTAACAAACTGAGTTTAATTCAAAAGCTATGGAACAGTTAAGTagaaattgattatttttaaacaaaactaaaattgtattaaaacaTTGTCTAAGATAGTGGACTCACTTTCTACAAGTCAGCAGCAGGGGTGAAAACGTAAGGGGGGAACTGCAGTAGATTCAAAGAAACTAAGGTAAATATAGAAATGTTGGGGGGGTAGAACACAGTGTCAgatgttttgggggttttgttgttttggggtttttttttgatactatggcaaaaaaaattaaaagcaagtaTGGCAAAAACTGGATAATCGCTGAGTCTTAGAGTACATATATATAGGAGTTTGTTTATTCCCTACACTTTGGTGTATATACAAAAACTTTcgaagttaatttaaaaaaatattaaactgacTTGATTAAtatactaaaataatttaattaattatgtaGTTAAGTTGACCCTCTGAGTAATTTACTTAATACAAACCGGTACAGTATTTTGGgaattgtatgatttttttccagcAACTCTTGGGTGTTGCAAGAATCTTGCCTTTGAGTGGCATCCAGCTACTTTCCTGGACCTTGTAGGTTGGCTACTACCTGAAATTCTCTCCTTAactaaagaattttaagaaacttaaaatttCATGGAAAGAAGCCCAGTGAGAACCACATTTGAATGTGATTTGAATTTGAAGACATAATCAAATTCTATTAAAGTGTATTGAAGCAGAGAGGTATCAGTAAGTTCAATAAAGTACATAAAATTCTAGTTTTATCATAGTGCGTATTTGTATATTCTATGTATAAAGTCTAATTAGAAACACAAGTATTAGGGATATATAGGCCTGTAAGTGATAAAAACTAAAGAATGAGTCTATGCTTATCAAATTTCCTGCAGTTCTTCCTGTTCAAACTCAGTACCTGTGATCATTCTTACCTGTGGTTTCATTTCCTCATCTCattgcttttcttgttgtggcAGGGGATGTATGGCATTGAGAATGAAGTCTTCTTGAGCCTTCCGTGTATCCTGAATGCTCGGGGGTTAACCAGTGTTATCATCCAGAAGCTGAAGGATGATGAGATTGCACAGCTCAAGAAAAGTGCAGACACCCTCTGGGACATCCAGAAGGACCTAAAGGACCTGTGACTTGTGGCTGCTAGGCTGTAGAAACTTAAAACTACAGTGTGATTAACCACGAGCCTTTAGTTTTCATCCCTGTACATGGAGCACAGTCTGCTCTTAACTTCCAAAGTATGTGATCTGGGCTCCCAGAATCAAAGCCCAAGCTTGGTTTAATGCTTGCAAGATGAGTCcttgaacaaataaaattaactgtTGTAGTGTGCTTCTGTCTCTGGAATTCCTTCTTTAATGGTTTCTGAAAGATTtcagtctgtttgttttttcaataattCTTCCCCCCCCACATCATAAATTTCCCTAAAGTCTATCATCTACATTCCATCTTCTTCTTTTGCCAAACAGCACTACAATTCTTTGTCACGACGTGTACTACGATTTTGTTGTTGTCCTGAGGATGTGGTTACGATTTTTTTTGAGGACTTTATTTTGGGGGGAGCAGGTTTAGTTTCACAGCCaaattgagaggaagatacagagatttcccataacACTTGGTTCCATACACGCATCGTCTCCCGTTACCGACATCACTCACTGGAGTGGTATGTTTGTTACAGTCAGTGAACCAGCATTGACACGACATCATCCAAAGCCCGTCATCTACTttacagttcactcttggtgttgtgtaTTCTGTGGGCTTGTGCATTCTGTGGGCCTTACCATTTTAAGGTTACCACCATTGAAGAAAGAACTAGAACCAATGGATGACATTTACAAGGAAGtccattttatttctctaaaaggAAGAACCTCTAAAACAGCTTACTAAAGTAGGGATTAACTTTGTTAGAGTTGGTTCTATTtgataatgaagaaaaatgaaagtttggACTGAATTATCCAGATCCAGGCTACTGGGAGACAGCATAATGGGGGGTTAAGAGGGGGACTTACAGCAGACTTAGTTTAGCAAAGAGTTTCTACTTTACATGTAATATCTGAGGGTCAGTTTTTTAGGTAGTGTTAAAAACATGGACTTTGTTATCACGTAAACCTGGGTTTCATTGATTAACTGCAATTTGGGGCAAGTTATGTACTTAACCACTcctaagcctcaattttcttaaGCTATGAAGTAGTGGTAATAATGGTACCTCTTCAATATGGTGtatgaattaaatgagaaaatgta
This genomic stretch from Phocoena phocoena chromosome 11, mPhoPho1.1, whole genome shotgun sequence harbors:
- the LDHB gene encoding L-lactate dehydrogenase B chain isoform X1, translated to MATLKEKLIAPVAEEEATVPNNKITVVGVGQVGMACAISILGKSLTDELALVDVLEDKLKGEMMDLQHGSLFLQTPKIVADKDYSVTANSKIVVVTAGVRQQEGESRLNLVQRNVNVFKFIIPQIVKYSPDCIIIVVSNPVDILTYVTWKLSGLPKHHVIGSGCNLDSARFRYLMAEKLGIHPSSCHGWILGEHGDSSVAVWSGVNVAGVSLQELNPEMGTDDDSENWKEVHKMVVESAYEVIKLKGYTNWAIGLSVADLIESMLKNLSRIHPVSTMVKGMYGIENEVFLSLPCILNARGLTSVIIQKLKDDEIAQLKKSADTLWDIQKDLKDL
- the LDHB gene encoding L-lactate dehydrogenase B chain isoform X2, whose protein sequence is MATLKEKLIAPVAEEEATVPNNKITVVGVGQVGMACAISILGKSLTDELALVDVLEDKLKGEMMDLQHGSLFLQTPKIVADKVDILTYVTWKLSGLPKHHVIGSGCNLDSARFRYLMAEKLGIHPSSCHGWILGEHGDSSVAVWSGVNVAGVSLQELNPEMGTDDDSENWKEVHKMVVESAYEVIKLKGYTNWAIGLSVADLIESMLKNLSRIHPVSTMVKGMYGIENEVFLSLPCILNARGLTSVIIQKLKDDEIAQLKKSADTLWDIQKDLKDL